The genomic stretch ctgtttttttaGGGCTCATATAGATCCTCACTGGTGTGCTTGCATGGAGTGGACCAAGATAGGTCTAGATGACCCTATTCTGAAAAGAGTCACCAAAAAAATCATCTCCACTTTCAACAATTTTACCAAGCCTTTCAGAAAAGAATGCGCCATTCTGGAAATCATTAACGTCACGTCGGCTGTGATGCTGAAGGTCAAGGACGCTGTGCTGAGATTTCGAGACACAAGTGACGGCGGAAGAGGGCGCTTTGGTAAAATGGATGACAAGACGGAACATTCGAAAATACTTTATCAGGTAGCTTTGTTTTAATCCTCTTAATGTTCGCCTTCGTGACACTGAGTTTCTTACTGCAAAAAACTATTGCCATCCTTCATGAAATGCATCATTGTGCATCTTTGTCATTTTACAATTAAGTAAATGGAGAATCTATTTGTCTCTTTCTGTTGATTAGCGACAATTCACTTTAAAGGTTAGAATTATGGATATTGTTTAATCTCTATTTTGGAGGGCCACTCCTTTGGAGGCCTCGGGGACAGTAGCCCCACAAAAAGGCCCACATGCCTTATCCGAAATCAGTTCCTTTATGACCTATAATTCAATGTATATGGTACATCTTTTTCAGGTTGTTCTAACAACCAAACCTGGTGATGGAGTGTTTGAAGTGACAGTAACACATCAGTTGAAAGAGAACAAACTGGAGGTGAACAAGAAAGACATCAGTAGAACCAACAAATACGGGAATGCCAGTCACTGTGTGGTCAACAAGGAACCTTTTCTTAGACCTTATTGCTATTGTAAAGATGTCATGAAAACAtaagaacatttttacaaatcaaataattttttttttactaattaaaGAACATTGAAAGGTTTTTGGAAAATGCTAAATTTATACAGACGGACAATTATTACATTTGTTTGGAACGAAAAGATTGACAATTTCTAGAAAtaacctattaaaaaaaagtttttttttgtttaacattaCAAGTTTAACATTAAATCTATATTCCTTTACTAGTCTTAAAAGCAAACCAGAATTGAAATCCTTTGATAAATTTAGTGTTCTATTCACGCTGCGCAAAAATGAATGTGTAATTGATTgggcttttgttgttgttttttgtacacTAATATTCATCGAGAGTGTGTATTTGATTATCATTCTTAACGAATGAAATAATCTTATAATTATGTTTGCCTTAGGTATGGTTTCTGTGTTTTGAATAGCAAGCTTTATTTTCTTGAATAAGTGATGGTGTATTAACAAGGTAAAATGTGTGCCATGAAATACGAATAAAGTTGAATGTCACCTGTATTGATTGTAAAATGtgattttgtcttattttttgttttttatgcaTTTGGCATTTAGCATTAATTAAACGATCTATTATGTCATTCAATGGGTTTTTATcgggggaaaagccgctataaggtttgtgtaaaatgtccgtctgtccaccCGTCCAtcagtccgtctgtcacactcaaaTGTCaaaaattagaagaaaaatgaaaaaaaaaattctccatgcgttgtggcttgcaaagtttagatgcaacggctactttttgttttctacaagCAAaccgttttgttttaaaaattaattatgtaagcgatttttttcataaaaaatacactacTAAAACAATACAGAAATGTAAAGGAGAGTTTGAATttaattttgagtttttggcacatcggcacaatgtaggccatgtcgtgccgtagtccttcaaggattactctgCCTTTATATCAACTATatattaacaaagaaagataacttttgttgtatttttgtatCCCTTATCCAGCTTTTTCTGGTAAACTAGctactaaagttaaaagaaaacatttaattttgtttgtttatgaggGCTAAGAatccattttgtatgtaaatcttATGCAACATTTTTAAAGTTGACCTTTTATGCAGCAACTTCGAGCAGTAGCGTATTACCAAGTTGTTAgtataataacattttaaataatcagatatTATATAGAGTCTGCGTCGGAAGTTAAATATTGTACGTTTTatctgtctgtcacgtttatatcgcaaaaggggaaaaaaatccaccaCATGACACGACTTAGTTACACtgaaaaatgtctttttaacaCATGAGATATTTTGCGACGctttagcaagaaaattaaatgtagcgTAAGCTAGAAGTGtgattttaaacattatatagttaaaatgttttttcagaAAATATCAGGAATAACCAATTTTCGATAATGAGTTTTTACgctttttagcaagaaaataaatttttatatacattagaAGAACGAATTTAAtcatttggcgttagtagaatTTTCTTAAAAGTTTGGAACAATCTTTCCttgataatttattaaattttagcgACGATtggtaagaaaattaaagtaatataggtcaatttatttttcaaaacaaaacagtcTTTTACCGATTAAACCAGCCCCAATCAAAGAGCACACATTGTGAGTCTGTTTCTTTTACTTTGTGATGAGGCTCATTACGGACTTAAATCCAcattttagacagtctgccataggatgcactggccttggcgatacgcaggtcgatttcattatcgatctttccgtttctggagagtgtgctgccaagatacgTGAGTCTGTCCACTGcatttatatcctgtccatttatcttgatgcttggatccgagtaggctttccctggagcaggtaaatataagacttcagtcttttttttgtgttaatggtaaggccaaagtctgagcatgctcttgagaagtcactgacgatgcctTGCatatcattttcagagcagTCATTTATGGCACAGTCGTAATATTACATATTCTTGATGCAGGTACTTTAAACATTCCTAGAGATTTCACAAATCTAATGAAACATCTCTGTCCCACTTCTTGCTCCCGTCAAGGGACGTATGCAGACTAACTTTTAAATAATTCCAATGTTTCAACTCGTATTTGCAATCTTTAATTGTTTTTCAGTGTGAAAATAAACCATGTGGCGTGCCGGATGAAACTTCTCGGCGGGCCGAATTAGTCTGTAGTTTGCACATCACTGAACTAGCTTCTGTCTCCTTGTCATATAATGTTTATTTGGACATGAACTTCCCTCCATGACTTGATCCGGCCCGTAAATTCGAGTAtcactcccccctccccttttaccAACTCTCCGCCTTAACAAATATTCTTGTTTACACTATCTGACTAAACAATCTCAGTTATTTTGATCTATTTTGTTCGTAGACTCTGTGATTTTTTTGGGCTGAtcgtttcttttttctttttttaataaacattaatttttgtaATCTGTTCCATCTAATTGGCACGACAGCTTTATAACGCTACCCCTCCCAACCTTATATACTTTTTACCCGTACTGTGGATTACCGATatcatttttttcccacaaccttttttttccccaccctACACCAGGGCTAGGCaatctttttgtatcgagggccgcattaagaAACAAATTGGGAATGGGGGGGCCGCatataaatacaattatgtatctacaactttgaaaaatacgctagctaactgtcaataatatcttttaattcaatatttatacCGTATTATACATTCACTATTCATTTTTCAACCTCCCAATTGAGAAATCACAACCaattttactatttaaaaacaaaaaattgctattgcctttttacatcacaacatttcacaaCAAATGTATTGTTGTACATACTGTGAAGtatataattgttaacgctCGTGCGTTATATTCCAGAACAGTGAAACTACTTAATAGTTGTTATCTGTGTggctgctgtcaaattacagtcagtcagcaACAACCTGTGATTACACTTGCTTAGTTTCCACAAGACAATACTTGTTCACATATGTATTTGtacccaaataatgtgaaagtttatcagcaaattttttaaagagtggAAACTACACTTCTGGCATTTATAAAGCTCCCGCGGAAGAGATGAATGGAACTtttctttcaggtcataatttgcttggagttatatcctctggagctgaatcagct from Biomphalaria glabrata chromosome 9, xgBioGlab47.1, whole genome shotgun sequence encodes the following:
- the LOC129928032 gene encoding uncharacterized protein LOC129928032; this encodes MKELFYIYPKKRKWFFLFHSEMSHRDNNFLSQMDEDLYEHLKGLHSEKQLDQAILIFLADHGARFSTVRATAQGKQEERLPYFGIRFPEWFHQKYPNIVENVKTNSQRLVTPFDVHETLHEILHFTGTEKANISKRGVSLFKLIPDERNCDWAHIDPHWCACMEWTKIGLDDPILKRVTKKIISTFNNFTKPFRKECAILEIINVTSAVMLKVKDAVLRFRDTSDGGRGRFGKMDDKTEHSKILYQVVLTTKPGDGVFEVTVTHQLKENKLEVNKKDISRTNKYGNASHCVVNKEPFLRPYCYCKDVMKT